From one Coffea eugenioides isolate CCC68of chromosome 11, Ceug_1.0, whole genome shotgun sequence genomic stretch:
- the LOC113753011 gene encoding magnesium transporter MRS2-5 has translation MAERQTQEIPSKFPEFLPSNSDSRFPSNGRLEDYFRGLGNPGFKKRGHGLGSRSWVKIDQNGNSKILELDKATVMRHCSLPSRDLRLLDPMFIYPSSILGREKAIVVNLEMIRCIITADEVILMNSLDASVVHYVSELCKRLQANKDQADDLPFEFKALELALELTCMSLDAQAKELEVEIYPVLDELASSISTLNLEHVRRLKGHLLALTQRVQKVCDEIEHLMDDDGDMAEMYLTEKKQRKEAYANNEQYDQTTFFTASRVGSKSAPVSPVGSCIGVQKLQRAFSSISSSKHGSLGSSSNSEENIDQLEMLLEAYFVFIDNTLNKLLSLKEYIDDTEDFITIKLGNVQNQLIKFELLLTGATFVATVFAVVTAVFGMNFEATIFDVPSAFNWVLILSGILCGSLYFSFLLYVRHKKILSV, from the exons ATGGCAGAACGTCAAACTCAAGAAATTCCTTCCAAGTTTCCTGAATTTCTCCCAAGTAACAGCGATTCAAGGTTTCCTTCAAATGGGCGTCTTGAAGATTATTTTCGTGGGTTGGGCAATCCTGGGTTTAAGAAGAGGGGGCATGGACTTGGAAGTCGGTCTTGGGTAAAGATTGATCAAAATGGGAATTCAAAGATTTTGGAATTGGATAAAGCTACTGTGATGAGGCATTGCTCTTTGCCATCAAGGGATCTTCGTCTGTTGGATCCAATGTTTATCTATCCTTCCAGCATTCTGGGTCGAGAAAAGGCTATCGTGGTTAATCTTGAAATGATTAGGTGTATAATCACGGCTGATGAGGTGATACTGATGAATTCGTTGGATGCATCTGTAGTCCACTATGTATCAGAATTGTGCAAACGCCTTCAAGCAAATAAAGATCAAGCTG ATGATCTACCTTTTGAATTCAAGGCCTTGGAGCTGGCTTTGGAATTGACATGCATGTCTCTTGATGCTCAG GCGAAAGAATTGGAGGTGGAGATATATCCAGTCCTTGACGAATTGGCCTCGTCTATAAGCACTCTTAATCTAGAACATGTCCGCCGATTGAAGGGCCACCTCCTTGCTTTAACTCAGCGAGTGCAGAAG GTGTGTGATGAAATAGAACATCTCATGGATGATGATGGTGATATGGCCGAGATGTACTTAACAGAGAAGAAACAGAGAAAGGAAGCGTACGCCAACAATGAGCAGTATGATCAAACTACTTTTTTCACTGCTTCCAGAGTTGGATCAAAATCTGCTCCCGTTTCACCTGTGGGCTCATGTATTGGAGTACAAAAGTTACAGAGGGCTTTCAGCAGCATCAGTTCAAGTAAACATGGAAGCTTGggaagttcatctaatagtgaagaaaatattgatcaaCTCGAAATGTTGCTAGAGGCTTACTTTGTGTTCATTGATAATACTCTGAACAAGTTGCTATCG CTTAAAGAATACATTGATGATACTGAGGACTTCATCACTATAAAACTG GGGAATGTTCAGAACCAGCTGATAAAATTTGAGTTACTTTTGACGGGGGCCACATTTGTCGCAACAGTGTTTGCTGTGGTGACTGCTGtatttggaatgaattttgaagCAACAATATTTGACGTTCCTTCCGCATTTAATTGGGTTCTTATTTTAAGCGGAATACTCTGTGGGTCGTTatatttttccttcttgttaTATGTTAGGCATAAGAAAATTCTTTCCGTATGA